A genomic segment from Candidatus Leptovillus gracilis encodes:
- a CDS encoding ABC transporter substrate-binding protein: MKSMTIRFLLLVLLLAALAACGGTATTTTTEEPMADAPAQEEVVAEPAAEEPAPTEEPAAEEPAPTEEPAAEEPATAEMEPVTLRYANWNLGTEEENNIQRQMVQAYSEANPHVTVEFVDMSAEGGWDAVLTSYAAKGELPDVFMANNVPLYVQNGWLADLTPFVENDADWANVPQVLKDAFTYSGQVLGLPAAQFVMGYFVNNDLYEAANLDAPAYGFSVEEFETAVTSLSNIPQGVLGLDEMEFVMGWYANTQDPNLKWFSFDGEKMNYNSAAFKEAVAKAGEMQQYTWQGLSEEQLTNFTATGPWELFLNQEVGMRWDASWSVPNYVQNATFDWDFIGIPGGNQALVADVIVVSQTAANLEEAYNFAKWMTFSSAAYAKEAELAAAMDSAPKMPVALDDASLELYKQFVDKPGILAALDNLDNSMIESLAKIVPGYINARFEGKPGIDVGEDLDVNIWFMFNFANDGRYKFEDYSAQLEEFANQILADAAAEMNQ; encoded by the coding sequence ATGAAGAGTATGACCATTCGCTTTTTATTGCTTGTTTTATTGCTGGCGGCCCTGGCGGCCTGTGGCGGCACCGCCACCACTACCACTACCGAAGAACCGATGGCTGACGCGCCGGCGCAAGAAGAAGTTGTCGCAGAACCGGCGGCGGAAGAACCTGCGCCCACGGAAGAACCTGCCGCTGAAGAACCCGCGCCGACTGAAGAACCGGCGGCTGAAGAACCCGCCACCGCCGAGATGGAACCGGTGACGCTGCGGTACGCCAACTGGAACCTGGGCACGGAAGAAGAAAACAACATCCAGCGCCAGATGGTGCAGGCTTACAGTGAGGCCAATCCCCACGTCACGGTGGAGTTTGTGGATATGTCGGCCGAAGGTGGTTGGGACGCTGTGCTGACCTCTTACGCCGCCAAAGGGGAGCTGCCAGACGTGTTTATGGCGAACAATGTGCCTCTGTATGTGCAAAATGGCTGGCTGGCCGACCTGACTCCCTTTGTAGAAAACGACGCCGATTGGGCCAACGTGCCGCAGGTGTTAAAGGACGCCTTCACCTACTCCGGGCAGGTGCTTGGCTTGCCGGCCGCCCAATTTGTGATGGGGTACTTTGTCAACAACGACTTGTACGAAGCGGCCAACCTGGATGCCCCGGCGTATGGCTTCTCGGTGGAAGAGTTTGAAACGGCCGTTACCTCCCTCAGCAACATCCCTCAGGGCGTACTCGGCCTGGACGAGATGGAATTTGTGATGGGTTGGTACGCCAACACCCAGGACCCCAACCTGAAATGGTTCAGCTTTGACGGCGAAAAGATGAATTACAACTCGGCTGCCTTCAAAGAGGCCGTCGCCAAAGCGGGCGAAATGCAGCAATACACCTGGCAAGGGCTGTCTGAAGAGCAGCTAACCAACTTCACAGCCACAGGCCCATGGGAACTGTTCCTGAACCAGGAAGTAGGGATGCGTTGGGACGCCTCCTGGTCTGTACCCAACTACGTGCAAAACGCCACCTTCGACTGGGACTTCATCGGCATTCCCGGCGGCAACCAGGCGTTGGTCGCCGACGTGATTGTAGTCTCCCAGACGGCCGCCAATCTGGAAGAAGCGTACAACTTTGCCAAATGGATGACCTTTTCTTCCGCCGCCTACGCCAAAGAAGCGGAACTGGCCGCAGCCATGGATTCCGCGCCCAAGATGCCAGTGGCCCTGGACGACGCCTCCCTGGAACTGTACAAGCAGTTTGTGGACAAACCGGGCATTCTGGCGGCCCTGGACAACCTGGACAACAGCATGATCGAATCACTGGCAAAGATTGTGCCAGGTTACATCAATGCACGCTTTGAAGGCAAGCCCGGCATTGACGTCGGCGAAGACCTGGATGTGAATATATGGTTTATGTTCAACTTTGCCAACGACGGCCGTTACAAATTCGAGGACTACTCCGCGCAACTGGAAGAGTTCGCCAATCAAATTCTGGCCGACGCCGCGGCGGAAATGAATCAGTAA
- a CDS encoding glycosyl transferase family 36: MNKKFESTYGYFADDGKEYVITTPYTPRPWGNIISNGDYSLLISQNGSGYSWRGNAGQNRITRSFQDLIKDNWGKYFYIRDRQRGVFWSATYKPVMRPYQSFAVAHGIGYSRFSQEVEEIASELTVFVTAVDPVEVWRLQLTNHSAETRELDITSYAEWALGFAPDEHREFHKLFIETWADESAGAVYARKCLWGFPDDKGRHNNVDWPYTAFMAVSEPLQSFDCDKESFIGLYSNDDKPQAMVNGRLAGRSGRFTDAIAALQVAVSLEPGASKTIVFTLGVAEDGREAVAELHGRYTTVEKSAHALQEVHALWSRFLDGEKVTTPDEALNFMTNYWLKYQSISCRLWGKSALYQVSAGYGFRDQLQDSQIFLVGEPDYARQQLLRHAAQQFIEGDVLHWWFSIRGGGPRTNCSDDLLWLPFILDAYLKETADFAILDEAVPYLNGPAEPLYDHCKRAIERSFARFSPRGIPLMGDHDWNDGLSAVGTLLKGESFWVAEFLYMILGSFAPVARKRGDERFAQKCEVVRDNLQLALNTHGWDGEWYLQATTDEGLLLGSKENDEGQIFLMPNNWAVISGIADADRAQTAMASVTKYLLWEHGTLLNYPAFTKPRPDVGYVTRYAPGLRENGGVYTHAATWSVWAYTLIGQPDLAYEAYRRICPPNRSADIETYKAEPYVTPGNIDGPLSEYYGRGGWTWYTGSSQWLHRMATHWILGIRPQADGLLVEPSIPAHWPGYQVSRKFRGAWYQIEVHNPEQISRGIRSILVDGQPQTNNLIPVFGDGQTHHVAIIMGRAKETE, translated from the coding sequence ATGAACAAGAAATTTGAAAGTACTTATGGATATTTTGCCGACGATGGCAAAGAGTACGTCATCACCACGCCCTATACGCCACGGCCGTGGGGCAACATCATCAGCAATGGCGATTATAGTCTGCTGATTTCGCAGAATGGTTCCGGTTATAGTTGGCGCGGCAATGCTGGGCAAAATCGTATCACCCGCTCATTTCAAGACCTGATCAAGGACAATTGGGGCAAATATTTCTACATCCGTGACCGGCAGCGGGGGGTGTTTTGGTCGGCTACCTACAAACCGGTGATGCGGCCGTATCAATCTTTTGCCGTCGCGCATGGCATTGGCTATTCCCGATTTAGCCAGGAAGTTGAAGAGATTGCCAGCGAATTGACAGTGTTTGTGACGGCCGTTGACCCGGTGGAAGTGTGGCGGCTGCAACTGACCAATCACAGCGCCGAAACGCGCGAGTTGGACATCACCTCCTACGCGGAATGGGCGTTGGGCTTTGCGCCCGACGAACACCGCGAGTTTCATAAGCTGTTCATCGAAACATGGGCCGACGAGTCGGCCGGGGCTGTCTATGCCCGCAAGTGCCTCTGGGGTTTCCCCGATGACAAGGGGCGGCACAACAACGTGGATTGGCCCTACACCGCGTTTATGGCCGTCAGCGAACCGTTGCAGTCGTTTGATTGTGATAAGGAGTCGTTTATCGGCCTGTACAGCAACGATGACAAACCGCAGGCGATGGTTAACGGCCGTCTCGCCGGCCGCAGCGGCCGATTCACCGATGCCATTGCCGCCTTGCAGGTTGCTGTCAGCCTGGAACCGGGGGCGAGCAAAACCATCGTGTTCACGTTGGGGGTAGCGGAAGATGGGCGCGAGGCTGTGGCGGAGCTGCACGGCCGTTACACCACCGTCGAAAAAAGCGCCCACGCCTTGCAAGAAGTCCACGCCCTCTGGTCACGCTTTTTGGATGGCGAAAAGGTGACAACCCCCGACGAAGCCCTCAACTTCATGACCAACTACTGGCTGAAATACCAGTCTATCTCCTGCCGCTTATGGGGGAAATCGGCGCTCTACCAGGTTTCCGCCGGCTATGGTTTTCGCGACCAATTGCAGGACAGCCAAATTTTCCTGGTTGGTGAACCAGACTATGCCCGCCAGCAGCTATTGCGCCATGCCGCCCAGCAATTTATCGAAGGGGATGTGCTGCACTGGTGGTTTTCCATTCGCGGCGGCGGCCCGCGCACCAACTGCTCCGACGATTTGTTGTGGCTGCCCTTTATCCTCGACGCCTATCTGAAAGAGACCGCCGATTTCGCTATCCTGGATGAAGCAGTGCCTTATCTGAACGGGCCGGCCGAACCTCTGTACGACCATTGCAAGCGCGCCATCGAACGCTCTTTCGCCCGCTTTTCGCCACGCGGCATTCCGTTGATGGGCGACCACGATTGGAATGATGGTCTGAGCGCCGTCGGCACGCTGCTGAAAGGCGAGAGCTTCTGGGTAGCCGAATTCCTCTACATGATCCTGGGCAGTTTCGCCCCGGTGGCGCGAAAGCGAGGCGACGAACGCTTTGCCCAGAAGTGCGAAGTCGTCCGTGATAACCTCCAACTGGCCCTCAATACGCACGGCTGGGATGGCGAGTGGTATTTGCAGGCCACAACCGACGAGGGGCTGCTGTTGGGATCAAAAGAGAATGACGAGGGACAGATATTTTTGATGCCCAACAACTGGGCCGTCATCAGCGGCATTGCTGACGCGGATCGCGCTCAGACGGCGATGGCCTCGGTGACGAAGTATTTGCTGTGGGAGCATGGCACGCTGCTCAACTATCCCGCTTTTACCAAACCCCGGCCAGATGTAGGCTACGTAACGCGCTATGCGCCGGGTTTACGGGAGAATGGCGGCGTTTATACCCACGCCGCCACCTGGTCTGTATGGGCCTATACGCTGATTGGGCAGCCCGACCTGGCCTACGAAGCGTATCGCCGCATCTGCCCGCCGAATCGCAGCGCCGACATTGAGACGTACAAGGCCGAACCCTATGTCACGCCGGGTAATATTGATGGGCCGCTTTCTGAGTATTACGGCCGTGGTGGTTGGACATGGTACACCGGTTCGTCCCAATGGCTGCATCGCATGGCCACGCATTGGATTTTGGGTATCCGGCCGCAAGCGGATGGGTTGCTGGTCGAGCCGTCTATCCCTGCCCACTGGCCCGGCTACCAGGTCAGCCGCAAATTTCGCGGGGCCTGGTATCAGATTGAAGTCCACAACCCGGAACAGATAAGCCGAGGTATTCGCTCTATCCTGGTTGATGGGCAGCCCCAGACCAACAATCTCATCCCCGTTTTTGGCGATGGGCAAACCCATCACGTCGCAATCATTATGGGTCGGGCAAAAGAAACGGAGTAA
- a CDS encoding SDR family NAD(P)-dependent oxidoreductase, with product MNLYGKTVLLTGASKGLGRVLASQLDAKGGRLLLVARDTARLDSLQQTLQTSGSRLFPCDLGDGNGRSRLVEQIFATETRIDLMIHCAGIGSHSKLNQLSPEEIRPLLAVNTIAPLELTAALLPLLPSNQPAGIVTIGSVAGELTLPGMSLYSASKAALHSFSRAAGMELVHQGHFSLLVVLGALRDTQFGESIRHPANKQPGLYRRLDVYPAQAAAQIIKAVEQQRSLLVIPGWQRILLAFNRVLFPLTQPATRHLYRRFR from the coding sequence ATGAATTTGTACGGCAAGACAGTATTGCTTACCGGCGCATCTAAAGGGCTGGGACGAGTCTTAGCCAGCCAACTCGATGCCAAAGGCGGCCGTCTGTTGTTGGTTGCGCGTGATACCGCCCGGTTAGACAGCCTGCAACAAACGTTGCAAACATCTGGCTCTCGGCTGTTTCCCTGCGATTTGGGTGATGGGAACGGCCGTTCCCGATTGGTCGAACAAATTTTTGCGACTGAGACCAGAATTGATCTAATGATCCACTGCGCCGGAATAGGCAGCCATTCCAAATTGAACCAACTCTCGCCTGAAGAAATACGGCCGCTGTTGGCGGTCAATACGATTGCCCCACTGGAACTTACGGCCGCCCTGCTGCCCTTGCTACCATCCAACCAACCGGCCGGCATTGTCACCATCGGATCGGTGGCGGGGGAGTTGACGCTGCCTGGCATGAGCCTATACAGCGCCAGTAAAGCCGCCTTGCATAGTTTCAGCCGGGCTGCTGGCATGGAGTTGGTGCATCAAGGTCATTTCAGCCTGCTTGTTGTCTTGGGGGCGCTGCGTGACACTCAGTTTGGCGAGTCAATTCGCCATCCTGCAAATAAGCAGCCGGGTTTGTATCGGCGGCTGGATGTCTATCCGGCCCAAGCTGCCGCCCAAATTATCAAGGCTGTCGAACAACAGCGTTCTTTATTAGTGATTCCTGGATGGCAGCGAATTCTGCTGGCTTTTAACAGGGTATTGTTCCCGTTGACACAACCGGCAACCCGGCATTTGTACCGCCGATTTCGCTAA
- a CDS encoding NAD-dependent epimerase/dehydratase family protein, protein MANQTYLVTGGCGFLGQYIVQAIHTHDPQAEIRVLDLKPRSTLLNIESIPQVKLISGDLRQPESFASALAGVDTVVHSAGLISFKQGDSDALRHSNIVGMENLLQTALAHQCQTFLFISSISAVGRQPNQLSTETMFPEPEEKRLTDPYGYSKLCGEHLLQASADNIRGLILNPSLILGPGSHRIAKTIHYLRWIPFCPMITTLNSFVDVRDVAAAVVLALEKGRSGERYLITTENMGMVPFMKMLLTGMGKKAPVFPVPTFLLNLYDFFVWLLDLLHINPCFKKSKGFHVDKAYSTQKITRELGWRPTYSIEHSLHDTISFCTGEKNKDEFVRQDSIAYRRI, encoded by the coding sequence ATGGCAAATCAAACCTATCTCGTAACCGGCGGCTGCGGCTTTTTGGGGCAATACATCGTCCAGGCCATTCACACCCATGATCCCCAGGCCGAAATTCGCGTGCTGGACCTCAAACCACGCAGCACCTTGCTCAATATCGAATCCATCCCACAAGTTAAACTGATCTCTGGCGATTTAAGGCAGCCCGAATCATTTGCCTCTGCTTTGGCTGGCGTGGACACAGTTGTCCACAGCGCTGGGTTGATTTCCTTCAAACAGGGAGACAGCGACGCCTTGCGCCACTCAAACATCGTTGGCATGGAAAATCTATTGCAAACCGCATTAGCACATCAGTGCCAAACTTTCCTGTTTATCAGCTCCATCTCCGCAGTTGGACGGCAGCCCAACCAACTTTCAACCGAAACCATGTTCCCAGAGCCGGAAGAGAAGCGACTTACAGATCCCTATGGCTACAGCAAGCTTTGTGGGGAACATCTTTTGCAAGCCAGCGCAGATAATATTCGCGGCCTTATCCTCAATCCCAGCCTCATTTTAGGGCCAGGCTCACACCGCATCGCCAAGACGATTCACTATTTACGTTGGATTCCTTTCTGCCCTATGATCACCACGCTCAACAGTTTTGTGGATGTGCGCGATGTGGCCGCCGCCGTTGTGCTGGCGCTGGAGAAGGGGCGCAGCGGCGAGCGTTACCTCATCACCACAGAAAATATGGGCATGGTACCCTTTATGAAAATGCTGCTTACAGGCATGGGTAAAAAAGCGCCGGTATTTCCTGTGCCAACTTTCCTGCTCAACCTGTACGATTTCTTCGTTTGGTTACTGGACCTGCTGCACATCAATCCTTGCTTTAAAAAATCTAAGGGGTTTCATGTGGATAAAGCGTACAGCACCCAGAAAATAACGCGCGAACTGGGCTGGCGACCAACCTATTCAATCGAACATTCCCTGCATGACACAATATCGTTCTGCACTGGAGAAAAGAACAAAGATGAATTTGTACGGCAAGACAGTATTGCTTACCGGCGCATCTAA
- a CDS encoding class I SAM-dependent methyltransferase, whose translation MKTISKFLYRRMPKIRQTLTRTTYEYVSSIDKQNQVLFMNYGYANLNQDLKPIQLPLQEEKFRYEIQLYHHLASFINWHGLEALEVSSGRGGGANYIKQQFKPKSLIGVDFSSKAVDFCNRYYAHVAGLSFIRGNAESLEFADNSFDVVINVEASFYYPKIERFFDHVVRILKPNGHFLYTDMRYSTELNTWHKQLEATGLALLQETDISYNVIAALELDKERRIQLIQENVPKILFTPFSQLIGVTGGGLIPHPSRIGERVYKSFVFKKSG comes from the coding sequence ATGAAAACAATCAGTAAGTTTTTATACAGACGGATGCCAAAAATAAGACAAACGCTCACCCGAACGACCTATGAATATGTGTCTTCAATCGATAAACAAAACCAAGTTCTTTTTATGAATTACGGATACGCCAATTTGAATCAAGACCTAAAACCGATCCAGTTACCTCTTCAAGAAGAAAAATTTCGCTACGAGATCCAACTCTACCATCATTTAGCATCCTTCATTAATTGGCATGGACTAGAGGCTTTGGAAGTCAGTTCAGGACGTGGTGGTGGTGCAAACTACATTAAACAGCAATTCAAACCAAAATCACTTATAGGTGTAGATTTTTCAAGCAAAGCAGTTGATTTTTGCAATCGGTACTATGCACATGTGGCTGGCCTATCATTCATCAGAGGTAATGCTGAATCTCTCGAATTTGCTGACAATTCGTTCGATGTTGTCATCAACGTGGAAGCATCATTTTATTATCCAAAAATAGAACGTTTTTTCGACCATGTTGTAAGAATCCTCAAGCCAAACGGCCACTTTTTATATACAGATATGCGCTATTCAACAGAGTTGAATACATGGCATAAACAATTAGAAGCCACAGGTTTGGCCTTGTTGCAAGAAACGGACATTTCCTACAATGTGATTGCGGCCTTAGAACTCGATAAAGAACGACGCATTCAACTCATACAAGAGAATGTGCCCAAAATACTGTTTACCCCCTTCTCTCAATTAATTGGTGTAACCGGCGGTGGACTCATCCCCCATCCATCCAGGATTGGCGAGCGCGTTTACAAGAGCTTCGTTTTTAAGAAAAGTGGTTAA
- a CDS encoding SDR family oxidoreductase yields MMILIVGGTGALGSATTEKLLAQKTAVRVMTRTPLKAQALQALGAEVVQGDLRDQDSLIRACQGVDVVLASAHSIMGSGSETSKYIDDQGHRWLIDAAKAAGVNHFVYVSALGAAPDHPANFFRIKYKIEQYLRNSGLPCTILRPTAFMESHAYQLIGQPILETGKVTLFGKGENPRNFVAAADVAHFAVLMLLNPDPSGEMLAIGGTENLTNMQVVVMYEELAGRKAKVSHVPLGMLRIMAPVVSPFNPGLSQVIQTSIWHDTTDQTFDPSTLLQRYPMTLTRLEDWTRSHIPSDRLVAAGSV; encoded by the coding sequence ATGATGATACTCATTGTTGGTGGAACCGGGGCGCTAGGCAGCGCCACAACCGAAAAATTACTGGCCCAAAAAACGGCCGTGCGCGTGATGACCCGCACTCCACTCAAGGCGCAAGCCCTGCAAGCCCTGGGCGCGGAAGTGGTTCAAGGTGATTTACGCGACCAGGATTCTCTAATCCGAGCCTGCCAGGGCGTTGATGTCGTGTTGGCCTCCGCCCATTCGATTATGGGCAGTGGGTCAGAAACCTCGAAATACATTGATGATCAAGGGCATCGCTGGCTCATCGACGCGGCTAAAGCCGCCGGTGTCAATCATTTTGTCTACGTCTCTGCGTTGGGCGCAGCGCCAGACCATCCAGCCAACTTTTTCCGCATCAAATACAAAATTGAACAATATTTGCGGAACAGCGGCTTACCATGCACGATTTTGCGCCCCACGGCCTTCATGGAATCCCATGCTTACCAACTTATCGGCCAGCCCATCTTGGAAACTGGCAAAGTGACTTTGTTTGGCAAGGGTGAAAATCCACGCAATTTTGTTGCCGCTGCTGACGTGGCTCATTTTGCCGTCCTCATGCTGCTTAACCCAGACCCATCTGGAGAGATGTTAGCAATCGGTGGGACAGAGAATCTTACCAATATGCAGGTCGTGGTCATGTATGAAGAACTCGCCGGACGTAAGGCAAAAGTGTCTCATGTGCCGCTGGGTATGCTGCGGATCATGGCGCCAGTGGTCAGCCCCTTCAATCCCGGTCTCAGCCAGGTCATACAAACCAGCATCTGGCATGACACGACAGACCAAACCTTCGATCCAAGCACCTTACTGCAGCGGTATCCCATGACATTAACAAGGTTGGAGGATTGGACGCGAAGTCACATCCCGTCTGATCGGCTCGTTGCCGCCGGCAGTGTTTAA
- a CDS encoding tetratricopeptide repeat protein, translating to MMTQPSTQFTQSVAANIKYWQQRTQDLTDDTLPALDQERQNLYRAAKFGLHVPDAWHSTTELLLQTFVFVERRGYWGEWIPMLEQALESCPDDNPALRGRILDHLGLFYRHNRQLEKAFAAHLDELQIGLMLEDKWREAHACINLGAVCRQMRRFTEAETYIHQAQKAFQVIHVPLIKHAFVLLELGLLTKDKGQWALAEEYLSYSVSLWREVGDPVYLANCLKLLGEVLAAQDKTDAALAAYHEALDCLAHTANHLDKTRVLNELGSLHLKRANHSEAERLFLEANASFLWQSGNLFDRAVVANNLGAVYLAQGRLAEAEQFFHSSLVLWKGCADPVHYANTLGGLAEVKTAQNHFDEAQQFYSQALALLAGFPDDAWGQKLQKGFKEAENALKQTRGVGEDNALMRDA from the coding sequence ATGATGACCCAACCCTCCACCCAATTCACCCAAAGCGTGGCCGCCAACATCAAGTACTGGCAGCAGCGAACCCAGGACCTCACCGACGACACGCTTCCCGCCCTAGACCAGGAGCGGCAAAACCTCTACCGCGCCGCCAAATTTGGCTTGCATGTGCCGGACGCCTGGCACAGCACGACCGAACTGCTTTTGCAAACCTTTGTCTTCGTTGAGCGGCGAGGCTACTGGGGCGAGTGGATTCCGATGCTGGAACAAGCGCTCGAAAGCTGCCCAGATGACAACCCGGCGCTGCGTGGCCGAATTCTTGACCATTTGGGGCTTTTTTACCGCCATAACCGGCAGTTGGAAAAAGCATTTGCCGCCCACCTGGATGAATTGCAGATCGGCTTGATGCTTGAGGACAAATGGCGCGAGGCCCATGCCTGCATCAACCTGGGGGCGGTTTGCCGTCAGATGCGGCGCTTTACTGAAGCAGAAACCTACATCCACCAGGCGCAAAAAGCGTTTCAAGTCATCCACGTCCCGCTCATCAAACATGCGTTTGTGCTGCTTGAACTGGGATTGCTGACCAAAGACAAAGGGCAATGGGCGCTGGCTGAGGAATATCTCAGTTATTCAGTATCCCTGTGGCGTGAAGTGGGCGATCCTGTTTATCTGGCTAACTGTCTCAAATTGTTGGGGGAGGTTTTGGCCGCGCAAGACAAAACAGACGCCGCCTTAGCCGCCTATCATGAAGCCCTGGATTGCCTGGCCCACACCGCAAATCATTTAGACAAAACCAGGGTGCTGAATGAATTGGGTTCGCTGCACCTGAAACGGGCCAATCATTCTGAAGCAGAGCGCCTCTTTTTGGAGGCGAACGCTTCTTTTTTGTGGCAATCGGGGAATCTATTTGATCGGGCGGTGGTGGCCAATAATTTAGGCGCCGTCTACCTGGCCCAAGGGCGATTGGCGGAAGCAGAGCAATTTTTCCACAGCAGCCTGGTATTGTGGAAAGGTTGTGCTGATCCGGTTCATTATGCCAACACATTGGGCGGGTTGGCGGAGGTCAAAACGGCGCAAAATCATTTTGATGAGGCGCAGCAGTTTTATTCACAGGCGCTGGCCTTATTGGCCGGTTTTCCCGATGATGCCTGGGGACAAAAACTACAAAAAGGTTTCAAGGAGGCTGAGAACGCCCTGAAGCAGACGCGGGGAGTGGGTGAAGACAATGCTTTGATGCGTGATGCGTGA